From one Trifolium pratense cultivar HEN17-A07 linkage group LG1, ARS_RC_1.1, whole genome shotgun sequence genomic stretch:
- the LOC123903127 gene encoding pathogenesis-related protein PR-4-like, translating into MESTQRVLRLLVLCFLMGTMLVSGQSATNVRATYHNYNPQNINWDYNKASVYCATWDANQPLSWRKKYAWTAFCGPVGPRGRDSCGKCLTVTNTATGAQATVRIVDQCANGGLDLDVNVFNKIDTNGQGYQNGHLTVNYNFVSC; encoded by the exons ATGGAGAGCACACAAAGAGTGTTAAGGTTGTTAGTATTATGTTTCCTTATGGGAACAATGTTAGTGAGTGGTCAGAGTGCTACCAACGTAAGGGCAACATACCATAATTACAACCCTCAGAATATTAATTGGGATTACAACAAAGCCAGTGTATACTGTGCTACATGGGATGCTAACCAGCCTTTGTCATGGCGTAAAAAATATGCTTGGACTGCCTTTTGTGGACCTGTTGGTCCTCGCGGCAGAGATTCTTGCGGCAAATGCTTGACG GTGACAAATACTGCAACTGGAGCTCAGGCAACAGTGAGAATAGTGGATCAATGTGCCAATGGTGGTCTGGATTTGGATGTGAATGtcttcaataaaattgatacaAATGGACAGGGTTACCAGAATGGCCATCTTACAGTCAACTATAACTTTGTTAGTTGTTAA